The genomic interval ACGTCGCGCGTCCGACGAAGCGCCATCTCTCGACAACCACTCCCACGCTCCTCTTGACCCTTCACCGCCCGAACAACGCCGGCCTACCCTCAACGGGGCGCTAACTCCGGGCGTCCTCACTGAGGATTATCACCACCCTCCCCCCATCAAAGCTTCACGAGCATCTTTCAGTTCGCATCCCAAATTCCGTCGATCATCCTTACCTCCGCCGCTACCTGGAGGCCTGCTCAATTTTGCACGATTCGAGACGGACAACATCGATGGATTGATCACTTTCTTACAAGAGCTGATTTCGACGTCGGCCATAGCGAACCGAGTGtcgttggagaagatgaagcggAATGTCAAAGTAATGGCTacaggaggaggtgcacACAAATACTATGATCAATTAAGATCAGAACTAGGCGTCGAGGTTCggcgggaagaggagatggaatgTCTGATTCTGGGATTGGGCTTTGTGACGAGAGTTCCGGAGGAGGTTTTCTGGTTCTCGGAAGAATTGGTTTACAAAGTGTCTCACCCCGAATCCTCGACAACGGCGAACGCGCCATCGTTGACGATACCCGCTTCGGAATTACCACGACCCTCACCAACTCCGCCAGCCTATCAGGTCACTTTTGCACCGACGCCAGCGAGCGATGACCTTGCGCCACATTTCCCTTGTCTGATTGTCAATATCGGAAGTGGTGTTAGCATCGTCAAAgtagatgaggatggaaacTTCGAACGAGTCAGCGGAACGTCGCTGGGTGGGGGAACTTTGTGGGGTCTGCTAAGTCTTCTGACGGATGCCGACAGCTTCgacggtgagtcgagcgtCTGCAGCCGCATACGTGCACCTCTGCTGGATGAGATGAGCTGTTTCAAGAATGATAGAATTTGGCTGACG from Kwoniella shandongensis chromosome 4, complete sequence carries:
- a CDS encoding pantothenate kinase yields the protein MPTQSAIPDISIPQARGIAVDTTGAQIVQEESPATRDSRGIYLPHYIEPVSHIAIDIGGSLAKVVYFTRSNLPISTTPPATGHSSPFLPPSQSLPAVASSSRRASDEAPSLDNHSHAPLDPSPPEQRRPTLNGALTPGVLTEDYHHPPPIKASRASFSSHPKFRRSSLPPPLPGGLLNFARFETDNIDGLITFLQELISTSAIANRVSLEKMKRNVKVMATGGGAHKYYDQLRSELGVEVRREEEMECLILGLGFVTRVPEEVFWFSEELVYKVSHPESSTTANAPSLTIPASELPRPSPTPPAYQVTFAPTPASDDLAPHFPCLIVNIGSGVSIVKVDEDGNFERVSGTSLGGGTLWGLLSLLTDADSFDEMLMLSEQGDNSAVDMLVGDIYGSDYNKIGLKSSTIASSFGKVFKKGSTPEKRKKSFRQEDIAKSLLYAISNNIGHVAYMNAAKYGLDKVFFGGCFIRGHAATISTLSYAIRFWSKGTMRACFLRHEGFLGSIGAWIKNVDKVDAEGGGSDMRNGDGTENT